A genomic segment from Candidatus Desulfarcum epimagneticum encodes:
- a CDS encoding Long-chain fatty acid--CoA ligase, with the protein MAHWLNLGQNLKVNAKKFADKTALMDPNRSFTYAELNTRVNRLSHSLLSLGLEKGDRVAVCMENTIEIVEMYLAAAKTGLVIVPVNFRLVGREIQHIVDHSDAKALAADEEFVPVIDGIRSDLPKIPPENFVVAGKAARGWREYDSFMAGGSADEPDVRVEPKDTWILIYTSGTTGKPKGVLRSHESHIAFYLINAVDFGFTEHDVCMNVMPLFHINSTFFTFIFLYIGASALLHPARSFRAGEVLSIVEDKKVSFISLIPTHYNIIMNASEEEKRRDVGSVKKLLCSSAPVRKSMKLAIMDFFKGVELYEGYGSSEAGIVTILKPERQMEKLGSIGMETLGTDFVKILDENGDEVPDGEVGELFSRGPMLFDGYYKMPEKTASSFQGEWFSAGDMARRMEDGFFEIVDRKDNMIITGGEHVYPSEVEEVIGSHDGVFDVAVISLPDEKWGEKVVAVTIPKSGRSGMDEGTIMELCREKLAAYKRPKQVIFIEEEEMPRTQTGKILHRILRERYAGQEASRV; encoded by the coding sequence ATGGCCCACTGGTTGAATCTGGGACAGAATTTAAAGGTCAACGCGAAAAAATTCGCCGATAAAACGGCCCTGATGGACCCAAACCGGTCCTTTACGTACGCGGAGCTGAACACACGGGTGAACCGGCTTTCCCACAGCCTTTTGTCCCTGGGTCTTGAAAAGGGGGACCGGGTGGCGGTGTGCATGGAAAACACCATCGAGATCGTGGAGATGTACCTGGCCGCCGCCAAGACCGGCCTTGTCATCGTGCCGGTCAATTTCCGCCTGGTGGGGCGCGAGATTCAGCACATCGTGGATCATTCCGACGCCAAAGCCCTGGCGGCGGACGAGGAGTTTGTCCCGGTCATTGACGGCATCCGGTCGGATCTGCCCAAAATACCCCCGGAGAATTTCGTGGTCGCGGGAAAGGCCGCCCGGGGCTGGAGGGAGTATGACTCGTTTATGGCCGGCGGGTCCGCAGACGAGCCGGATGTCCGGGTGGAGCCCAAAGACACGTGGATTTTGATCTACACGTCGGGCACCACCGGCAAACCCAAAGGGGTTCTTCGGTCCCATGAGTCCCACATCGCCTTTTATCTCATCAACGCGGTGGATTTCGGATTCACCGAGCATGATGTGTGCATGAACGTCATGCCCCTTTTTCACATCAACTCCACTTTTTTCACCTTTATTTTCCTCTATATCGGGGCCTCGGCGCTCCTTCACCCGGCCAGGTCCTTCAGGGCCGGGGAGGTTTTGTCCATTGTCGAAGACAAAAAGGTCAGCTTCATCTCCCTGATTCCCACCCATTACAATATCATCATGAACGCTTCGGAGGAAGAGAAACGGCGCGATGTCGGCTCGGTGAAAAAACTGCTGTGCTCCTCGGCGCCTGTCCGGAAAAGCATGAAGCTGGCCATCATGGATTTCTTTAAAGGCGTGGAGCTGTACGAAGGATACGGCTCTTCGGAGGCCGGGATCGTGACCATCCTGAAACCCGAGCGTCAGATGGAGAAACTGGGCTCCATCGGCATGGAGACCCTGGGGACGGATTTTGTGAAGATCCTGGACGAAAACGGCGACGAAGTCCCGGACGGGGAGGTGGGGGAGCTGTTTTCCCGGGGCCCCATGCTCTTTGACGGGTATTACAAGATGCCGGAAAAAACCGCCTCGTCCTTTCAGGGGGAATGGTTTTCCGCCGGCGACATGGCGCGGCGCATGGAGGACGGTTTCTTTGAGATCGTGGACCGAAAAGACAACATGATCATCACCGGCGGGGAGCATGTGTACCCCAGCGAGGTGGAGGAGGTCATCGGCTCCCATGACGGCGTGTTCGACGTGGCCGTCATCAGCCTTCCGGATGAGAAATGGGGGGAGAAGGTCGTGGCCGTGACGATCCCCAAATCCGGCCGGTCCGGGATGGACGAAGGGACGATCATGGAGCTGTGCCGCGAAAAGCTCGCCGCTTACAAACGCCCCAAACAGGTTATTTTTATAGAAGAAGAAGAGATGCCCCGAACCCAGACCGGCAAGATTCTGCATCGGATTCTTCGGGAGCGATACGCCGGGCAGGAGGCTTCCCGGGTTTAA
- a CDS encoding Acetyl-CoA acetyltransferase, giving the protein MLTKAYIPYKGYYSTPFARWQGSMSTENSIVLGSETSKRWIAEKNWDPGMLDYLFLGITIGQHYVFYGSTWAAALMGAPGIPGVTLMQACSTSTTCIFQAAMGVENGLYEAPYCLMTDRCSNGPHTIWPNPKGPGGEVESENWMMDHFSKDPWAGGAMIQTAENVSAEAGITRQECDDVALRRYEQYLDALADDRAFQKRYMFPVEIQVSRKKTLTVEADEGVFPTTREGLEKLRPVIKDGVHTFGAQTHPADGNAGMIVTTRDKAKELGEDGGPEIQVVSYGYERTKKGFMAAAVVPAAQMALDKAGIGVGDVKAIKTHNPFAGNDIYLAKEMGVDVNGFNNYGSSLVFGHPQAPTAGRCIIEGIEEVAMSGGGYLLFAGCAAGDTAGALVLKVG; this is encoded by the coding sequence ATGTTGACAAAAGCTTACATTCCATACAAAGGCTACTATTCCACTCCCTTCGCCAGGTGGCAGGGGAGCATGTCCACTGAAAATTCCATCGTGCTGGGATCGGAGACGTCCAAGCGCTGGATCGCGGAAAAGAACTGGGATCCGGGCATGCTGGATTATCTTTTCCTGGGCATCACCATCGGCCAGCATTACGTCTTTTACGGCAGCACCTGGGCCGCGGCGCTCATGGGGGCCCCGGGAATTCCGGGCGTGACCCTCATGCAGGCCTGCTCCACCTCCACCACCTGTATTTTCCAGGCGGCCATGGGCGTTGAGAACGGCCTGTATGAGGCGCCGTACTGCCTCATGACCGACCGCTGCTCCAACGGCCCCCACACCATCTGGCCCAACCCCAAGGGTCCCGGCGGAGAGGTGGAGTCTGAAAACTGGATGATGGACCACTTCAGCAAAGACCCCTGGGCCGGCGGCGCCATGATCCAGACCGCGGAGAACGTGTCGGCCGAGGCGGGCATCACCCGTCAGGAATGCGACGATGTGGCCCTGCGGCGCTACGAGCAGTACCTGGACGCCCTGGCCGATGACCGCGCCTTCCAGAAACGTTACATGTTCCCGGTTGAAATTCAGGTGTCCAGGAAAAAGACCCTCACGGTGGAGGCCGACGAGGGCGTTTTTCCCACCACCCGCGAGGGCCTGGAAAAGCTTCGCCCGGTTATAAAAGACGGGGTTCACACCTTCGGCGCCCAGACCCATCCGGCCGACGGAAACGCCGGAATGATCGTGACCACAAGGGACAAGGCAAAGGAGCTGGGCGAGGACGGCGGCCCGGAGATCCAGGTGGTGTCATACGGCTATGAAAGGACCAAGAAGGGCTTCATGGCCGCCGCCGTGGTTCCCGCCGCGCAAATGGCCCTGGACAAGGCCGGGATCGGCGTGGGGGATGTGAAGGCCATCAAGACCCACAATCCTTTCGCCGGAAACGACATCTATCTCGCCAAGGAAATGGGCGTGGACGTGAACGGATTCAACAATTACGGAAGCTCCCTGGTCTTCGGCCATCCCCAGGCCCCCACAGCCGGGCGCTGCATCATCGAGGGAATCGAGGAAGTGGCCATGTCCGGCGGCGGCTATCTCCTTTTCGCGGGTTGCGCGGCCGGCGACACCGCGGGCGCGCTGGTTCTGAAAGTGGGCTGA